TAGCGAATTTTAAGCGGATAGAGCGCATTGTTCTTTTCCTGAAGTGAAAACAAAATCCAATCCCGATCCTTCAGCGTATTAAACTGTCCGATGGGTTCATTAGTCGATTGATTAATCAGCCTTTTTATTTCCACCTGCTGCTCCGGCCGGTTTTTCGGGTACATTTTCCACAATACAAACTGCGGCCCCAAATCGATAGAAGATAAACCCTGGTTGGACTCAAAAACCATGAACAGGTGTTTGCAACTAACCGCCAGCGTATCCTTTCCGGTATTGACCAGAAATGCATTGGCAATTCCATGAAAGGTGGTGTCAGTAAAGGCGATGTCGTTGGTGAGGGCAAAAGCCGGCCACTCTTTAACGGGTTTAGCCATCCAGCTTTCTTGGGCTACCTCTTTTTTTTCATTGCATCCGCTAAAAACAAACGAGAGAAAAAGGGATAGAATGAGTAAATAAATGTTTTTCGATTTCATTGGTTTGATATTTTTTCAAATCCCTGACAAGGGTTCGTCATTCCTGATTAGCCATAAAAAATGGCTGTTATGTTCCGTAGTTAAAATTACGAAAGCATAACAGCCATTCCAAGTGTATCTTTTGTGGTTCTTTAATGCGTATCCTGAATAAATTTCGCCGTGTTATCGTGTAGTTCTTTCAGGGAAGGAATATGCAGATAAACCATATGTCCCGACATGTAATAATGGTAGGAGATATTCTTCTGCAAAGCTGCCGGCATGGGTAAATGACGCATTTCGTAAACTCCTTCGAAGTACGGTGTCGCCAAATCGAAATAGCCCATATTCAGCATCACTTTCATCTTCGGATTGTAAATCATCGCCCGGGCCAGGTCAGGCATAACGTTGGGGAAAATTTTCCTGCCGCTTCCCGGCGCCTGATGACGCGAATCCCATTTGCGACCAATGCCGTCTCCAAATGGCTGATAAGGTACATCTTCTCTGAATTTCAACGTCGAATGCAAATACGTGTTCGCTGTAGCGATGTAAATACTACCAATGGCTTTGTTCATCGGGTCGAATGCGGGGCGTTTGCTCAACGGATCGACCATATAACCGGAGAAGCGGGTATCCAAACGTCCGGTTACTTTATCCTCCTTTGCCAGCAGATTCTTTTCAAATCCCGGTCCGGTTACGCGCAGGTTGGCTTTCTTGATGTAATCGACCGGAAGGCCTGTATATTCATGCAGTTTTTCTGCCGTTTTGTTGAAGGTTGCAGAATCAATCGTCACGCCTTTGCTGAGTGCCGATGCAAAATCTCCGAGTGCGAAGCCTTCCACCTTCCGGAGAAGCGGTTCCAGCTTCTCTGGCTGGTTGGGAAGTTTGTGATGATACCAGGCGGTAGCCGTCATACTTGGCAAAACCAGCTGGTGAGCAATTTCGTTACCGGGATTCAGGGCAGCCATCCCCGAAACATTATCGTAGTTCAGAATCTGCGAAAGCATGATCACACCATTCAGATCGATGCCATGGTTCTCGCCCAGATAGTAAGCAACCACTGCCGAACGGAATGTTCCGTAACTTTCGCCGAACAAATACTTCGGAGAATTCCACCGGTTGAATGTGGTAAGGAACTGTGTGATGAATGAAGCAAAGGCATGTCCATCCTGGTCGATACCGTAAAAATCTTTCGGGTCGCCGGCTCCTCCTTTGTCTTTCCCAATAAGCTGACTGTAACCGGTTCCGGGAGCGTCGATAAAAACCAGGTCGCTGGCATCGAGCAGGCTGTAGTCGTTATTTACCAATGAATAAGGCGCTGAGGTCCGGGCTGTATCAGCCGCATCGACACGTTTGGGTCCCCATGCACCCAAATGCAACCACACCGATGCACTTCCCGGGCCACCGTTATAAATAAATGTCACCGGACGGTTGGCCGGATTGCTTTCGCCCGACTTAAAATAAGCCACGTAGAACATGCTACAGGTCGGTTCCTCCTTTTTGTTTTTCAAAACAAGTGTACCAGCTACCGCTTTGTAATCAATCCGCTTCCCCTCAACGGTCACCACTCCACTCGTTACCGATTTCTGCGGGCGGGTCAATGTTGTATCGGGTT
This Prolixibacter sp. NT017 DNA region includes the following protein-coding sequences:
- a CDS encoding S10 family peptidase, producing MKLNLILSVLIVAMLSAMDLSAQNPNESKHSQTPVKPDTTLTRPQKSVTSGVVTVEGKRIDYKAVAGTLVLKNKKEEPTCSMFYVAYFKSGESNPANRPVTFIYNGGPGSASVWLHLGAWGPKRVDAADTARTSAPYSLVNNDYSLLDASDLVFIDAPGTGYSQLIGKDKGGAGDPKDFYGIDQDGHAFASFITQFLTTFNRWNSPKYLFGESYGTFRSAVVAYYLGENHGIDLNGVIMLSQILNYDNVSGMAALNPGNEIAHQLVLPSMTATAWYHHKLPNQPEKLEPLLRKVEGFALGDFASALSKGVTIDSATFNKTAEKLHEYTGLPVDYIKKANLRVTGPGFEKNLLAKEDKVTGRLDTRFSGYMVDPLSKRPAFDPMNKAIGSIYIATANTYLHSTLKFREDVPYQPFGDGIGRKWDSRHQAPGSGRKIFPNVMPDLARAMIYNPKMKVMLNMGYFDLATPYFEGVYEMRHLPMPAALQKNISYHYYMSGHMVYLHIPSLKELHDNTAKFIQDTH
- a CDS encoding trypsin-like serine protease, coding for MKSKNIYLLILSLFLSFVFSGCNEKKEVAQESWMAKPVKEWPAFALTNDIAFTDTTFHGIANAFLVNTGKDTLAVSCKHLFMVFESNQGLSSIDLGPQFVLWKMYPKNRPEQQVEIKRLINQSTNEPIGQFNTLKDRDWILFSLQEKNNALYPLKIRYTPVRPNEVVFAVGWGALQKDNRYPKLIKMQCFKNMGNYFYVQTLTRNVRGEGRSGSPVIDQNGYLVGLISGQEGKLGVIGSVAYLQQLFDKYGISYQAQ